A genomic region of Candidatus Pseudomonas phytovorans contains the following coding sequences:
- a CDS encoding NEL-type E3 ubiquitin ligase domain-containing protein produces the protein MTVTTPPVVRNDPLAVEQAYQDGLIADRLPAWMRQADTARMTLLCNALQSSVAARQRLSAELARLQGIDEFVGTRLQAALGERFGLTEGFGKLQFIESFEKPLVGYAPVRVPLTVPEYYPIPLLEAALHNFTADQARGKGQPPGHCLRDGTATCLARPSAVQFAALCRELDLGKAYQQYLQDALAPCAEPLLTVVTQRMLFDALKARLEGVLDEAELQMVIGLCRDGRPGRLQGNRVIAKQLQVLGCQLQQIVVLDVRDERLAPLFTSSRRVLVYIPGDPMGPWSHHDSLATFARKVLGQRLREGDYQTFFQRFVLRRDSQRFFSQVINGYHDLAIWANIDLDERMQAYEEPLFFNLTAAGLAQIKLDAASIAMPVNQLDRKLQAENQQWLVMQAWTLLGIAGLFVTTIGVGLLAVTAFELLEEVYRAIEAWREDDVNAAAEHFRHVALGVASVAAVGAGAALVHRAWKGAAPVDAMVSTQLEDGSTCLWDADITAFRSDAPPNAATRDAQGVYRLADQTWIEMDGHHYPVHFRQSDQRWYLQTLRGHAPLLHHNGAGAWRLACEQPAQWDDTHRMFRRLGGSFASLSDQSIDQVLAIHELGADQLRAWHVRDRVPDATVVDTVMRLQLASRIERLADRLRAGQSATDVPVLQHLRLLDGAEGLEGEALGAFAWEQRRRLFEQMYDSMQDSDSSAVAILRRLFPSVHPRAAQALVQQASAADRERLSSTGRVPLRLAEAAHATARRIRLARVFEALQFDTPQTLDLARVVLEMVRHLPAYRTLHELDARGMEGLAQGRGRMSLVHLNGRFAVLAGNGQMLHEPGELFQVLADTCDPAQHEGMQPGSTFVAQMRQAVQRVAQQYRADVERLLLVDTRNTWFNPPRQLTDDRLGYPLSGRGSGQPRRLSRALQARLRKLYPEYTDAQLRSWIGQAPSSLTAIEQLLARLEGQLADLNRQLRTWVHQATDRDQRENRRFFRQALRDCWQRRSDGPQHSVVFNRDYRWSVYGARPGNLPELPATVRFEHVFVLSLRGMQVAQMPESFLAAFPNLRVLELPGNRLQRVPQALMQMPYLQCLDLFDNHITLDPGQSTVLASCERLSYLNLSHNPLGRLFSLTGLTRLSELYLCGTRVAQLPNGLLEHAALRRVDLRDNLMTALPEHFYQSRIWREGDVRLRGNPLTEAEQARFSQAFRAALTPVEPAAVVTTRLRWLDAVSAQQRGEMGACWDELEYLDGSADFFHLLGQLLHTADFQHSTGARYLAHRVLGMLQAMRSDVGLRAELFGNANQLTCRDSAALRFTDLELRLMAWHAQADALRGDRQHALLRLGRQLWRLEQVDRIALEDIQARLVTDPQLDQLEVLLGYRLALRDALELPVRTNSMTFVRLAGVQQPQVVRATAQVLGAETGQALAESLIDRDFWQTHLIQVSAARIDALNEPYHARLEALQEQRGRPEGERIDQMNALMHERQAAERELLLQLTLEALDAGDPQAGAPAR, from the coding sequence ATGACCGTCACCACGCCGCCAGTCGTTCGCAATGACCCGCTCGCGGTCGAGCAGGCTTATCAGGATGGCCTGATCGCCGACAGGCTACCTGCCTGGATGCGTCAGGCCGATACGGCACGCATGACACTGCTGTGCAATGCGCTGCAGAGCAGCGTGGCAGCACGCCAGCGTTTGTCCGCAGAACTTGCCCGCCTGCAAGGCATCGATGAGTTCGTGGGTACTCGCTTGCAAGCTGCACTTGGCGAGCGTTTCGGGCTGACCGAAGGGTTCGGCAAACTGCAGTTCATCGAGTCGTTCGAGAAACCCTTGGTCGGCTATGCCCCCGTGCGTGTACCGCTGACAGTGCCCGAGTATTACCCGATACCGTTACTGGAAGCCGCGTTGCACAACTTCACCGCTGACCAGGCCAGGGGCAAAGGCCAACCCCCTGGTCACTGCCTGCGCGATGGCACAGCAACCTGCCTGGCCCGACCCAGTGCTGTCCAGTTTGCTGCCCTGTGCCGTGAACTGGACTTGGGCAAGGCCTACCAGCAGTACCTGCAGGACGCTCTGGCGCCTTGCGCTGAACCGTTGTTGACAGTGGTGACTCAGCGCATGCTGTTTGATGCCCTCAAAGCCAGGCTTGAGGGTGTGCTTGATGAGGCCGAGTTGCAGATGGTGATCGGGCTTTGCCGGGATGGCAGGCCAGGGCGCCTGCAGGGCAACCGGGTGATTGCCAAGCAGTTGCAAGTACTCGGCTGTCAGCTCCAGCAAATCGTCGTGCTCGATGTCCGCGATGAACGCCTGGCGCCGCTTTTTACGTCTTCCCGGCGTGTGCTGGTGTACATCCCCGGCGATCCAATGGGGCCGTGGAGCCACCATGACAGCCTGGCGACGTTTGCCCGCAAGGTGCTCGGCCAGCGTTTGCGAGAGGGTGATTACCAGACCTTCTTCCAGCGCTTCGTGCTGCGCCGGGACAGCCAGCGCTTTTTCTCCCAGGTGATCAACGGGTACCACGACCTGGCGATATGGGCCAATATCGACCTTGATGAGCGCATGCAAGCTTACGAGGAGCCGCTGTTCTTCAACCTGACAGCCGCGGGTCTGGCTCAGATCAAGCTCGACGCTGCGAGCATCGCCATGCCAGTCAATCAGCTGGACCGCAAATTACAGGCTGAGAACCAGCAATGGCTCGTCATGCAAGCCTGGACGTTGCTGGGCATTGCAGGGTTGTTCGTAACAACGATCGGGGTTGGGCTGCTGGCCGTCACCGCATTCGAGCTGTTGGAGGAGGTGTATCGCGCAATTGAAGCGTGGCGTGAAGACGATGTAAACGCAGCCGCGGAGCATTTCAGACATGTCGCCCTCGGGGTGGCCAGTGTGGCCGCTGTGGGGGCGGGCGCGGCCTTGGTACACCGTGCCTGGAAAGGTGCGGCACCGGTGGATGCAATGGTCTCGACGCAACTGGAAGATGGCAGCACCTGCTTGTGGGATGCCGACATCACGGCATTTCGCAGTGATGCGCCGCCAAACGCTGCCACCCGGGATGCGCAGGGCGTCTACCGTCTCGCTGATCAGACGTGGATCGAGATGGATGGGCACCATTACCCTGTCCACTTTCGGCAAAGCGATCAGCGATGGTACCTGCAAACGTTGCGCGGGCACGCCCCCCTGTTGCATCACAATGGCGCCGGGGCCTGGCGGCTGGCCTGTGAACAACCGGCGCAATGGGACGACACCCACCGCATGTTTCGCCGGTTGGGTGGCAGCTTCGCCAGCCTGAGCGATCAAAGCATCGATCAGGTGCTTGCCATACATGAACTGGGTGCTGACCAGTTGCGCGCCTGGCATGTGCGCGACAGAGTCCCCGACGCCACGGTTGTCGACACTGTGATGCGCCTGCAACTGGCTAGCCGCATCGAGCGCCTGGCCGACCGCTTGCGGGCGGGCCAGAGCGCGACAGACGTGCCGGTCCTGCAGCATCTGCGCTTGCTGGACGGTGCTGAGGGGCTGGAGGGCGAGGCGTTGGGGGCGTTTGCCTGGGAACAACGGCGGCGGTTGTTCGAGCAAATGTACGACAGCATGCAAGACTCCGACAGCAGTGCCGTCGCCATCTTGCGTCGGCTGTTCCCCAGCGTGCACCCGCGTGCTGCCCAGGCATTGGTGCAGCAGGCCAGTGCTGCCGATCGAGAACGCCTCTCGAGCACCGGACGGGTGCCGTTGCGGCTTGCTGAAGCGGCGCACGCAACTGCCCGGCGCATTCGCTTGGCACGGGTGTTCGAGGCGCTGCAGTTCGATACTCCCCAGACGCTGGACCTGGCCCGGGTCGTGCTGGAGATGGTTCGCCACTTGCCGGCCTACCGCACCTTGCACGAGCTCGATGCCCGTGGCATGGAAGGCTTGGCGCAAGGCCGCGGCAGAATGAGCCTGGTGCACCTCAATGGGCGTTTTGCCGTGCTGGCCGGGAACGGGCAGATGCTGCACGAACCTGGGGAACTGTTTCAGGTGCTGGCTGATACCTGCGACCCTGCCCAACACGAAGGCATGCAGCCGGGCTCAACCTTCGTGGCACAGATGCGCCAGGCCGTGCAGCGTGTGGCGCAACAGTACCGCGCAGACGTTGAACGGCTGTTGCTAGTCGACACCCGCAATACCTGGTTCAATCCACCCCGGCAGCTCACGGATGATCGCCTCGGTTACCCCCTGAGTGGGCGAGGCAGCGGGCAACCACGCCGACTGTCGCGGGCGCTTCAGGCTCGCCTGCGTAAACTCTACCCGGAATATACCGATGCCCAACTGCGCAGCTGGATAGGCCAGGCGCCGTCATCGCTGACGGCGATCGAACAACTGCTGGCACGGCTGGAAGGGCAGCTCGCTGACCTCAACAGGCAGCTACGAACCTGGGTACACCAGGCCACGGATCGCGATCAACGGGAAAACCGCCGGTTCTTTCGGCAAGCTTTACGTGATTGCTGGCAACGACGCTCAGACGGCCCGCAACATTCAGTGGTGTTCAATCGTGATTACCGCTGGAGCGTTTATGGCGCCAGGCCGGGTAATCTGCCCGAATTGCCCGCCACGGTTCGCTTCGAGCACGTCTTCGTACTGTCGTTACGGGGCATGCAGGTAGCGCAGATGCCCGAAAGCTTCCTGGCGGCCTTCCCCAACCTGCGGGTTCTCGAATTGCCAGGCAATCGTTTGCAACGTGTGCCGCAGGCACTGATGCAGATGCCTTACCTGCAGTGCCTTGACCTGTTCGATAACCACATCACTCTCGACCCAGGACAATCGACGGTCCTGGCGAGCTGCGAGCGCCTGTCGTACCTCAATCTGTCGCACAACCCACTGGGTAGGCTGTTTTCACTGACTGGGCTGACACGCCTGAGCGAGTTGTACTTGTGTGGAACACGGGTTGCGCAATTGCCCAACGGCCTGCTTGAGCATGCGGCGCTGCGGCGGGTGGATTTGCGCGACAACCTGATGACCGCGCTACCGGAGCATTTCTACCAGTCGCGAATCTGGCGTGAGGGCGATGTCCGGCTGCGGGGTAATCCGTTGACGGAAGCGGAGCAGGCCCGTTTCAGCCAGGCCTTTCGTGCTGCACTGACGCCTGTGGAACCTGCAGCCGTGGTCACGACACGCTTGCGTTGGCTCGATGCGGTTTCTGCGCAGCAGCGCGGAGAAATGGGGGCTTGCTGGGATGAGCTTGAATACCTCGATGGAAGCGCAGATTTTTTCCACCTGCTCGGCCAGTTGCTGCATACCGCCGATTTCCAGCACAGCACCGGCGCCCGCTACCTGGCGCACCGGGTGCTTGGCATGTTGCAGGCTATGCGCAGCGACGTTGGCTTGCGTGCGGAGCTGTTCGGCAATGCCAATCAATTGACCTGCCGGGACAGCGCGGCCTTGCGCTTCACCGATCTGGAGTTGCGCCTGATGGCCTGGCACGCCCAGGCCGATGCACTGCGCGGCGACCGACAACATGCTCTGTTGCGTCTGGGGCGCCAGCTATGGCGGTTGGAGCAAGTCGACCGGATTGCGCTCGAAGATATCCAGGCACGGCTGGTCACCGACCCACAACTGGACCAGCTTGAAGTACTGCTGGGGTATCGGCTGGCACTCAGGGATGCTCTGGAACTGCCAGTACGTACCAACAGCATGACGTTCGTGCGCCTGGCAGGCGTACAACAGCCGCAGGTGGTACGGGCTACGGCACAGGTGCTCGGCGCCGAAACCGGCCAGGCGCTGGCCGAGTCACTGATTGACCGTGACTTCTGGCAAACGCACCTGATCCAGGTGTCCGCTGCCCGTATCGATGCCTTGAACGAGCCCTACCATGCCCGGCTTGAGGCACTGCAGGAGCAGCGAGGGCGCCCCGAAGGCGAGCGGATAGATCAGATGAATGCGTTGATGCATGAGCGCCAGGCAGCCGAACGCGAGTTGCTGCTGCAACTTACGCTCGAGGCGCTGGACGCCGGTGACCCGCAAGCAGGCGCCCCGGCGCGCTGA
- a CDS encoding DNA polymerase II, protein MELQQGFVLTRHWHDTPEGTCVEFWLATDQGPRQLRLAPQVSVAFIPQAHEAHARVLLANESGVELRPLRLKDFDQRPVLGLYCQQHRQLMQLEQRLRTAGVEVFEADIRPPERYLMERFITAPVQFTGQPDTQGVLCDAQLKPSPGYRPPLRLVSLDIETSERGELYSIALEGCGQRQVYMLGPANGTADGLDFDLHYCADRAALLACLNQWMAEHDPDAIIGWNLVQFDLRLLHEHAKALQVPLALGRKGALMTVRSHAGGGHVFADAPGRLLIDGIEALRSATWSFPSFSLESVAQTLLGEGKAIDTPYQRMDEINRRFAEDKPALARYNLKDCELVTRIFAHTRLLEFLLERSSVTGLAVDRSGGSVAAFCHLYIPQMHRMGFVAPNLGSRPDEASPGGFVMDSRPGLYDSVLVLDYKSLYPSIIRTFLIDPVGLVEGLRVPDDEHSVEGFRGGRFSRSQHCLPAIVERVWQGREAAKRDGNAALSQALKIIMNAFYGVLGSSGCRFFDPRLASSITMRGHQIMRQTRALIEARGFEVIYGDTDSTFVWLKGAHDEAAAAQIGRDLVTQVNQWWRAHLGETMNLESALELQFEVHYRRFLMPTIRGTDEGSKKRYAGLVQRADGSEEMVYKGLEAVRTDWSPLARQFQQELYTRVFLGQPYREYVCEYVRRTLAGEQDALLVYRKRLRRPLAEYQRNVPPHVRAARLADAYNRQMGRPQQYQNGGWISYVMTTSGPEPLENMQSAVDHEHYLSRQLQPVADAILPFVGDDFAALTDRQLLLF, encoded by the coding sequence GTGGAGTTGCAGCAGGGTTTTGTGCTGACCCGTCATTGGCATGACACGCCCGAAGGCACCTGCGTGGAGTTCTGGCTGGCAACCGACCAGGGTCCACGGCAGCTACGCCTGGCGCCGCAGGTTTCGGTGGCGTTCATCCCGCAGGCGCATGAGGCGCATGCGCGGGTGTTGCTGGCCAACGAGTCCGGCGTCGAGCTGCGGCCACTGCGCCTTAAAGACTTCGATCAGCGCCCGGTGCTGGGGTTGTACTGCCAACAGCACCGGCAACTGATGCAACTGGAGCAACGCCTGCGCACGGCGGGTGTCGAGGTGTTCGAAGCGGATATCCGCCCGCCCGAACGCTACCTGATGGAGCGCTTCATCACGGCCCCTGTACAGTTCACCGGCCAACCCGATACCCAGGGCGTGCTCTGCGATGCGCAGCTCAAGCCTTCGCCAGGTTATCGCCCGCCGCTGCGCCTGGTGTCGCTGGACATCGAAACCAGCGAGCGCGGCGAGTTGTACAGCATCGCCCTTGAAGGTTGTGGCCAGCGCCAGGTGTATATGCTAGGCCCGGCCAACGGCACCGCCGACGGCCTCGATTTCGACCTGCACTACTGCGCCGACCGCGCCGCGCTGCTGGCCTGCCTCAACCAGTGGATGGCCGAGCATGACCCGGATGCAATCATCGGCTGGAACCTGGTGCAGTTCGACCTGCGCCTTTTGCATGAGCACGCCAAAGCGCTGCAGGTGCCGCTGGCGTTGGGGCGTAAAGGTGCCCTGATGACAGTGCGTAGCCATGCCGGCGGCGGCCACGTGTTCGCTGATGCCCCGGGGCGGCTGTTGATCGACGGTATCGAGGCGCTGCGCTCGGCTACCTGGAGCTTCCCGTCGTTCAGCCTCGAGAGCGTGGCCCAGACGTTGCTCGGTGAGGGCAAAGCCATCGACACGCCTTACCAGCGCATGGACGAGATCAACCGGCGCTTCGCCGAGGACAAACCGGCCTTGGCGCGATACAACCTCAAGGACTGTGAGCTGGTTACGCGCATCTTTGCCCACACCCGCCTGCTCGAGTTTCTCCTGGAGCGGTCTTCGGTCACCGGCCTGGCGGTAGACCGCAGCGGCGGGTCGGTCGCCGCGTTTTGCCACTTGTACATACCGCAGATGCACCGGATGGGCTTTGTTGCCCCCAACCTCGGTAGCCGCCCCGACGAAGCCAGCCCCGGTGGCTTCGTCATGGATTCGCGCCCTGGCCTGTACGACTCGGTGCTGGTGCTTGATTACAAGAGCCTGTACCCGTCGATCATTCGCACCTTCCTGATCGACCCGGTGGGGTTGGTGGAGGGCTTGCGTGTGCCCGATGACGAGCATTCAGTGGAAGGCTTTCGCGGCGGGCGCTTTTCACGAAGCCAGCATTGCCTCCCGGCTATCGTCGAGCGGGTGTGGCAGGGCAGGGAGGCCGCCAAGCGTGACGGCAATGCGGCGTTGTCGCAGGCACTGAAAATCATCATGAACGCGTTCTACGGTGTGCTGGGCTCAAGCGGCTGCCGTTTCTTCGACCCGCGCCTGGCGTCGTCGATCACCATGCGTGGTCACCAGATCATGCGCCAGACCCGTGCGCTGATCGAAGCCAGGGGCTTCGAGGTCATCTATGGTGATACCGACTCGACTTTTGTATGGCTCAAAGGTGCCCATGACGAAGCGGCTGCAGCGCAGATTGGCCGTGACCTCGTAACCCAGGTCAACCAGTGGTGGCGTGCGCACCTGGGCGAGACGATGAACCTGGAAAGTGCACTGGAATTGCAGTTCGAGGTGCATTATCGGCGTTTCCTGATGCCGACCATCCGTGGCACCGATGAGGGCAGCAAGAAGCGCTATGCCGGGTTGGTGCAGCGTGCCGACGGCAGCGAGGAAATGGTCTACAAGGGCCTGGAAGCAGTGCGCACCGACTGGTCGCCGCTGGCCAGACAGTTCCAGCAGGAACTCTACACGCGGGTGTTTCTTGGCCAACCCTACCGCGAGTATGTCTGTGAGTATGTACGGCGGACGCTGGCGGGCGAACAGGATGCACTTCTGGTCTATCGCAAGCGCTTGCGCCGCCCGCTGGCCGAGTACCAGCGTAACGTTCCCCCACACGTGCGGGCCGCACGCCTGGCGGATGCCTACAACAGACAAATGGGTCGTCCGCAGCAATACCAGAACGGTGGCTGGATCAGCTATGTGATGACCACCTCCGGGCCCGAACCGTTGGAGAACATGCAGTCGGCTGTTGATCACGAACATTATCTGAGCCGCCAGTTGCAACCGGTAGCCGATGCCATTCTGCCTTTTGTAGGTGATGATTTTGCGGCATTGACCGACCGGCAATTGCTGTTGTTCTGA
- a CDS encoding MFS transporter has protein sequence MSQTSSPPLLDASSERLPFSGLLALAMTGFIAILSETLPAGLLDQIADGMHISQAMAGQWVTAYALGSLMTAIPLVTLTQGWYRRRALLLAIIGFVLFNGLTALSTSNSLTLVLRFFTGAAAGLAWGLIAGHARRMVPVAQQGRAMALAMLGQPIALSLGLPIATWLGAGLGWRATFVVVTLVALLLVVWVLRSVPEYPGHVAGKRPAAMQVLRTPGVLIVLLVILSWILGHNILYTYIVPLLAAAGMAADIGPVLMVFGLSALAGIGLVGMLVDRHLRTLVLLSLAGFALATLALGQASSWWMYLSIALWGLTYGGAPTLLQTACADAAGEGGDVAQSMLVTVWNSAIALGGIVGGVLLVGGGTGAFAGVVLALIAVALLLAWTARRSGFVAGAR, from the coding sequence ATGTCCCAGACATCTTCCCCTCCGTTGCTGGACGCCAGCAGCGAACGTCTGCCCTTCAGCGGGCTGCTGGCGCTGGCCATGACCGGTTTTATCGCCATCCTCAGCGAAACCCTGCCGGCGGGTTTGCTCGACCAGATTGCCGACGGCATGCACATCAGCCAGGCCATGGCCGGGCAATGGGTCACCGCCTATGCGCTGGGCTCGCTAATGACGGCAATTCCGCTGGTGACCCTGACCCAGGGCTGGTATCGCCGTCGCGCGTTGCTGCTGGCGATCATTGGCTTTGTACTGTTTAACGGGCTGACTGCCTTGTCGACATCCAACAGCCTGACCTTGGTGCTGCGCTTTTTCACCGGCGCTGCCGCGGGGCTGGCCTGGGGTCTGATCGCTGGCCATGCCCGCCGTATGGTGCCGGTGGCGCAGCAGGGCCGGGCCATGGCGTTGGCCATGCTCGGGCAGCCGATTGCGTTGTCGCTCGGGCTGCCCATTGCCACCTGGCTGGGCGCGGGGCTGGGCTGGCGTGCAACGTTTGTAGTGGTCACTTTGGTGGCGTTGCTGCTGGTGGTGTGGGTACTGCGCTCGGTGCCGGAGTACCCGGGCCATGTCGCCGGCAAGCGCCCGGCGGCCATGCAGGTGCTGCGCACGCCGGGGGTGTTGATCGTGCTGCTGGTGATCCTGAGCTGGATTCTTGGCCACAACATTCTCTACACCTACATTGTGCCGCTGCTGGCGGCGGCTGGCATGGCTGCGGACATTGGTCCGGTGTTGATGGTGTTTGGCCTGTCGGCCCTGGCCGGCATCGGCCTGGTGGGGATGCTGGTCGACCGCCATCTGCGCACGTTGGTGTTGCTGAGCCTGGCCGGTTTTGCCTTGGCCACACTGGCATTGGGGCAGGCGTCGTCGTGGTGGATGTACCTGAGCATTGCCCTGTGGGGCTTGACCTACGGTGGTGCACCCACCTTGTTGCAGACGGCCTGTGCCGATGCGGCGGGCGAAGGAGGGGATGTGGCGCAATCGATGCTGGTGACGGTATGGAACAGCGCTATTGCCTTGGGCGGAATCGTGGGTGGCGTGTTGCTCGTGGGTGGCGGGACCGGCGCCTTTGCCGGGGTTGTGTTGGCATTGATCGCGGTGGCCTTGTTGCTGGCCTGGACCGCGCGCAGAAGTGGCTTCGTGGCGGGGGCACGCTAG
- a CDS encoding LysR family transcriptional regulator encodes MDSLSGFVVFNRVAETRSFVAAGQSLGISASAVGKRVARLESRLGVRLFHRSTRSITLTAEGTLFLERSRRILAEIEATEQELSQASQTPSGRLRVSMPQVTRLVMPALAEFMALYPQVELDLDFSDRIVDIVGEGFDVVMRGGQPVDSRLNAKFLGHFQHRLVASPEYLRERSTPLHPRDLAGHTCLHYRFPSNGKLETWPLRQEHPEHAYDIPISMVCNHVETRVCFALNNRGITCLPDFNVRPELGNGSLVSVLDTFMEQRGSFYLLWPSGRHMPPKLRVFIDFMLERVFNRTGS; translated from the coding sequence ATGGACAGCCTCAGCGGCTTCGTGGTCTTCAATCGGGTGGCCGAAACCCGCAGCTTCGTCGCCGCCGGCCAGTCGCTGGGCATCAGTGCCTCGGCCGTGGGCAAACGCGTGGCGCGCCTGGAAAGCCGCCTGGGTGTGCGCCTGTTCCACCGCAGCACGCGCAGCATCACCCTGACCGCCGAGGGTACGCTGTTCCTTGAGCGCAGCCGGCGCATCCTGGCCGAAATCGAGGCCACCGAGCAGGAGCTGTCGCAGGCCAGCCAAACCCCGAGCGGCCGCCTGCGCGTGAGCATGCCGCAAGTCACCAGGCTGGTGATGCCGGCGCTTGCCGAGTTCATGGCGCTGTACCCGCAGGTGGAGCTGGACCTGGACTTTTCCGACCGTATCGTGGATATCGTCGGCGAAGGCTTTGATGTGGTGATGCGCGGCGGGCAGCCGGTGGATTCGCGGCTCAACGCCAAGTTCCTGGGGCACTTTCAGCACCGCCTGGTGGCCTCGCCCGAGTACCTGCGCGAACGCAGCACGCCCCTGCACCCACGCGACCTGGCGGGGCATACCTGCCTGCATTACCGCTTCCCCAGCAATGGCAAGCTGGAAACCTGGCCGCTGCGCCAGGAGCACCCCGAACACGCCTACGACATTCCCATCTCGATGGTGTGCAACCACGTCGAGACACGCGTCTGCTTTGCCTTGAACAACCGTGGCATCACCTGCCTGCCGGACTTCAATGTGCGTCCCGAATTGGGCAACGGCTCTCTGGTCAGCGTACTCGACACCTTCATGGAGCAGCGAGGCAGTTTCTATCTGCTGTGGCCGTCCGGGCGGCATATGCCACCGAAGCTGCGGGTGTTCATCGATTTCATGCTTGAGCGGGTATTCAACCGTACAGGTAGTTGA
- a CDS encoding LysR substrate-binding domain-containing protein translates to MSERIQALHALRAFEVASRYGSFTRAAEELALTQGAVSHHIKTLEALFGCDLFERRGPKLSLTEHGRLLAQELKVGFKIIENACALLRQDRYGLRLKAPSTLTVRWLLRALDAFKKAEDNCSVQLSSVWMDIDSVDFYSEPYDCAILLASGRFPADIESFKLFDEWLIPVCHPDYMPQAQPALADLAHCEFLHPSPDRRDWRRWLARMDALEISIDQGQVFDTLDQGISAAQQGLGISVVDLVLASADLQAGRLTTPFKHAVATGDGYYMTWLKASPKARQMHKLRDFLQGQVPPLAYKDINYLYG, encoded by the coding sequence ATGTCGGAACGGATTCAGGCCTTGCACGCCCTGCGTGCCTTCGAGGTGGCCTCTCGCTATGGCTCTTTTACCCGTGCGGCAGAAGAGCTGGCCCTGACCCAGGGGGCGGTTAGCCATCACATCAAGACCCTGGAAGCCCTGTTTGGCTGCGACCTGTTCGAACGGCGTGGTCCGAAACTGAGCCTGACCGAGCACGGGCGCCTGCTGGCGCAAGAGCTGAAAGTTGGCTTCAAGATCATCGAAAATGCTTGCGCATTGCTGCGCCAGGATCGCTACGGCCTGCGCCTGAAGGCGCCGTCCACGCTTACCGTGCGCTGGTTGTTGCGGGCACTGGATGCGTTCAAGAAAGCCGAGGACAACTGCAGTGTGCAGCTGTCCAGCGTGTGGATGGACATCGACAGCGTGGACTTCTATTCCGAGCCCTACGACTGCGCCATTCTATTGGCCAGCGGGCGTTTCCCCGCCGATATCGAGAGTTTCAAGCTGTTCGATGAATGGCTGATCCCGGTGTGTCACCCGGATTACATGCCCCAGGCTCAACCGGCCCTGGCCGACCTGGCCCACTGCGAGTTCCTGCACCCGTCACCCGACAGGCGAGACTGGCGGCGCTGGCTGGCGCGGATGGACGCATTGGAAATCAGCATCGACCAGGGGCAAGTGTTCGATACCCTCGACCAGGGCATTTCGGCAGCCCAGCAAGGCCTGGGTATTTCGGTGGTTGACCTGGTGCTGGCCAGTGCCGATCTGCAGGCGGGGCGCCTGACCACGCCGTTCAAGCATGCAGTGGCCACCGGTGACGGTTACTACATGACCTGGCTCAAGGCCAGCCCCAAAGCGCGACAGATGCACAAGCTGCGCGACTTCCTGCAGGGCCAGGTGCCACCGCTGGCCTACAAGGACATCAACTACCTGTACGGTTGA
- a CDS encoding YqcI/YcgG family protein: protein MFTGYGNCYRLDALEQAVEHGCNTQHWTFKTIEHFRSILANPDFPCLFGRKAVNGETCHILFARAEQLADDIAQGLADYVCTVAPITPKQRIGSPLVVFLETAAEYTLAEQQALAWKVLRGVHARDPHPWPQGIPTDPDDNGWSFCYAGMPLFINMNFPGHQQMKSRNLGHHITFVINPRANFDEVANANTESGKRIRERIRERVHHYNDGVMPDTLGFFGDTDNYEWKQYQLQEAGSLNPSRCPFHAHAAHPATPDLLIEN, encoded by the coding sequence ATGTTTACGGGATATGGAAATTGCTATCGCCTGGATGCGCTAGAGCAGGCCGTTGAACATGGATGCAACACGCAACACTGGACGTTCAAAACAATAGAACACTTTCGCAGTATCCTCGCCAACCCCGACTTCCCTTGCCTGTTCGGCCGCAAGGCGGTAAACGGCGAAACCTGCCACATACTCTTCGCCCGCGCCGAACAACTGGCCGATGACATCGCCCAGGGCCTGGCCGACTACGTGTGCACCGTCGCCCCGATCACACCCAAGCAGCGCATCGGCAGCCCACTGGTGGTTTTTCTCGAAACTGCCGCCGAATACACCCTGGCCGAGCAGCAGGCACTGGCCTGGAAGGTGCTGCGTGGCGTGCATGCGCGCGACCCGCACCCATGGCCGCAGGGTATCCCGACCGACCCTGACGACAACGGCTGGTCGTTCTGCTATGCCGGCATGCCCTTGTTCATCAACATGAACTTCCCCGGCCACCAACAGATGAAAAGCCGCAACCTGGGGCATCACATCACCTTTGTCATCAATCCACGTGCGAACTTCGACGAAGTGGCCAACGCCAACACCGAGAGCGGCAAGCGAATCCGTGAGCGCATTCGCGAGCGCGTGCACCACTACAACGACGGCGTGATGCCCGACACCCTTGGCTTTTTCGGCGATACCGACAACTACGAATGGAAGCAGTACCAACTGCAGGAGGCAGGCTCGCTCAACCCGTCACGCTGCCCGTTCCACGCCCATGCCGCACACCCTGCGACACCCGACTTACTGATCGAGAACTGA